A window of Streptomyces sp. Je 1-332 genomic DNA:
GTACGCGGGATCGGCGCCGGCGGACCCGTCCGCGCCGTCGTAGTCGAAGAGCTCCCCCAGCCAGAGCCGGTCGACGTAGGGCAGCAGCTCCGCGTAGAGATTGGCACTGGAGGCGAAACCGTCCGGTTCGCGGTACTGGTTGCAGGAGTGCAGGTCGACCAGGGGCGGCGTCTCACCGGACGCGGAGAGGACCTTCCTGACCCGTTTCATGGTCGTCCGGTCGTACGCCACGTCGTCGAGGTAGAGCCCGTCGACACCGACGACCCGCCGCAGCCGCTCGATACCGCTCACATAGGAGTTGTGCCACCGCGAGTCGCCGGAGGTGACCACCGCGACGTCTCCCACGTCGGGGGCAACCCACCCGGGTACGTAGTCCCGGCCCAGATGTTCCCGCAGCCACGCGTGCCCGCCCCCGGGCCCGGACGCGAAGATCTCGTCGCCCAGCGCGGCGAGCACCGGCAACTCCGGTGTGTGGCGCGTCAGTTCGCGCACCGTGTCGTACACCTTGACCTGGATGCCGAGCCGGTGCGCCTCCTCGGTGTAGGAGCGCAGGGCGTCCGCGCCGAGGAGCGGGTCGTTGATGTACGGGTTGGGGGGCGTGGCGTGGTGCAGATTGGCGACGTTCGCGCCGTACTCGGCGATCTCCGTCGGCGAGGCGTACGCGTGGAAGTAACGCTCGGACAGCTGCCGCGCCGGGTCGATCGGCTTGAACGGCGTCAGGAGCAGCCGGAACTCGAAGCAGCGGCTCTCGCCCGCGCGCAGCGCGAGCGGCCCGCTGAAGGCGCAAAGGTGACGCACCCCCTCGCTCGTCCGCAGCCGCACCCCGCCCGCCCCGTCTCCCGCCCAGGAGTGCGGTGTGCGCAGGGGCTTCTCTCGGTAGTAGTTGGTGTTGAGCGGCCGTGCGTAGTGCTCGTCACGCAGGCTCAGCTGAAGTCCCGCCGCCGGGTCGCCGAGCCAGAACGCGTCCTGGTTGCGGGTGGGCGTGTCCCACTCCCAGTCGTACGCCGCCGGACACGCCCGGCCCGTCAGGCCGAGCCCCATCGCGTACCGCGCGATCTCCTCGCGGACCGGCACGTCCAGCGTCACGTCGAGCTCGGTGTCGGCCGTCGCCTCTACCGTGGCGCGCACGACGAGGAATCCGTCCGCCTCCAACTCGCCCTCGGTGCGCAGGAGTACGTCGTGTCCCGCGGCCCGCGCCGACCAGCGCGCCCGCGCCGGGCCCGGCCGTTCCATGCTGAGCGGCCCGTGTTCCAGGCGGCGGCCGATGTCCAGGGTGACGGGTGCGGCGAGCAGGTCGCGAGGCGGTCCGTCGGCGCGTGTGACGGTCGGCGTGAAGGTGGAGACCAGTCGCCGGGGGAGTCCTTCAGGGCCGAGCTCGACCGTGCGGCCGAGCAGCGTCAGGCGCCGCCCGCCGGCTTCGGCCGCCGCCGTCTCGACCGGAGTGAACGGCGCCACCGGCTCGTCGTCCTGCGCGAGCGTCGAGTCCAGCCACCCGAGGCGCGAAAGCCGCCACGGTTCACCGGCGCCGCCGTCGGTGACGGCGTCCTGGCCGACGGTGAGACGCAGCGGCAGTACGCGCTCCGGGGCACCGGAAGCGCGGACGGCGATCTCCCCTTCGTACAGGCCGGGTTGAGCGTCCTCGGGAATCTGCACGCCGAACCACAGCGCCCCCGCGCACCCTTCGCTGACCGAGACGCGCCGCTCGAAGGCCTGCCCGCGCGCGTCGACGCCGTCCGTGCTGAGGCACCGTACGGCGAAGGGAAGCCCCCGGATCTCGCCGCGTAGGTCCGTCAGCTCCTGGAGCGCGTACACGCCGGCCTGCACCGCGTAGAACTCCCCCCGGTCGGCCGTGACGTCGAGCGGAGCGAAGGGGGTGGCCAGGGCCCAGCGGGCCGGGAGGCGTTCGTAGCGGCCGAGCGGATGGACGCGGTCCTCGCCGAAGAGGAGAAACCGCTCGTCGGCATGAGCCTGTTGGACACGGGAGCGCTCGTCGCCCGTCGCCGCGAAGCCGAGCGGTGCGAAGGAGTCGACCGCGCTCGCCGCCTCGTAGCCGAAGGCCTCGGCGCGCGGCAGCTTCTCCCATCCGAAGGCGTCGTGCAGGCCGCAGCGGTGCACCCAGCCGGGGTCCGCCGTCCGCGTCGGGGGCCGGTAGGCGGCCTGCGGATAGTAGGGCTTGCCCGTGTGCGCGTACGGGAGATAGTGCACGGCGTAGGCTCCGGGGCCGTCCACCGGCTCGAAGGCGATGCGCCCCGTTTCGTCCGTGACCTCCACGGTGACGGTGTTGCGCACGCGTTCCCCGGAGGGCCCGATCACGATGACGTCCACCGCCGTGGGGTCCGGGTCCTGGCGGCGCCACGGCAGTTCGGCCGCCACGGCCGGGGCCGTGCTGTCGGTGGCGGCGGCTCGTACGAGAATGCGGTGGTTGCCGTAGACATCGCTGTCCCAGGAGCCGATCCCGCATGCCAGCTCCGGATGACCGGTCTCACCCATCTGTGCTCCCCCAAGGGCGCTATTTATTAGGTAAGTTTCTCAATCGCTCCGGGTCACACTGGAGATCAACCGATCGCGCTGTCAAGGGGGACGCCTTGAATCGGGGAGACATGAGCGGGGACCCGTCACTGCTGCGCCGCCTGAACGCGGCCGCCGCCCTGCGTGTGCTGCGCGAGCGGGACGCGATGACCGTGCCCGAACTGGCCACGCTCATCGGGGTGTCACGGCCCACGGCCCAGGACCTCACGGCCCAGCTCCTGCGCGAGGGCCGCCTGGTGGAGCTGACGCCGGGCAGCGGCAGCGTGGGCAGGCCGGCCCGCAGGTTCCGCTTCCGGGCCGAGGCGGCCCACGTCCTCGGCGTGGACATCGGCGCGCACAAGATCCTGGTGCACGCCGCGGACCTGCTCGGCCGCACCGTGGCCACCCAGCGCGTCGCCGTCACGCCCGAACTCCCGGCGGCCCGGCGCCTGGACGCCGTCCGCGAGGCGATCGCGGGCTGCCTCGCGCAGCCCGCCGCGGCGCACGTGCGGCCACTGGCGACCGGCGTCGGCACCAGCGGCATGGTGGACGCCGCGGGCCGGGTGGTGGAGAGCGACTCGCTGCCCCAGTGGACGGGCGTCGACCTCACCCGGGAACTCGCCGACCCCGGTCACGGCCCCGTCGTCGTGGGCAACGACATCCAGCTCGCGACCCTCGCCGAGTGCACCGGGGGAGTGTCGGTGGGAGCGGGCGACTGCGTGTACCTCTACGTCGGCAACCGCCTCGGCATCGGCCTGTGGCTCCGCGGCACGCTGCACCGCGGACACAACGGCGCGGCGGGCGAGATGGTCGCCGGGGACGGCTGGGCGCGGTGCTACCAGCGGCTTCTCGACTGGTTCGCGGGGCACGACGGCGCGGACAGGCCGACCCGCGAGAACGCCGCCCGCGCCGTGGTGACCGCCGCCGCGGCGGGCGACGGCGGCGCCAGGTACACCCTGCGTGCGTTCGCCGAGGGCCTCGCCGACAGCCTGGCCCGCCACGTCGCCGTGCTCGACCCGCAGTCCGTCGTGCTCGGCGGCGGCATCTCCCGCGCGGGCGCCCTGCTCAGCGAGCCGTTCGCGGCTCGGCTCGGCGAGCTCTGCCCCTACCGGCCGACCGTCCAAACCTCCGTACTCGGCGAGGAATCCACCGCAATCGGGGCAGCTCGTCTCGCACTGGAGCACATCGACCACGCCGATCGGAAAAGTCCAACTCTCTAGGACCGGCGGGTGGTTGACGGGCGCGAGTCACGCTTCGATGATGTGGCTCTCTTTCGGCAAGTTGGCTTCTTAATCGGCCGGCTCTCGACTGCCGTCTCGGCTGTCGGCTGCCGTTTTACCGTTCCGTCGTGCCGCCAGGCCAGGGAGTACGTGTGACATCCCCAGCAACGCAACGCAGGCCACGAGCCGCGTCGCCGCCACCGTCCGTGTCGGATCCCAAGTCCCCGAACCCGCCGCGCCACCGCCGCGTACCGCTCCGCGTCCGACTGCGGAACAACTGGGTGATGCTCGCCCTCATGGCCCCGGGCCTGCTCTTCTTCCTGTTCTTCTTCTACGTTCCGATGCTCGGCAACGTCATCGCCTTCCAGGACTACCAGCCCTTCATCGGCTTCAAGGACAGCCCGCTGGTCGGCCTCGCCAACTTCCAGGAACTCTTCGCGGACCCGGCGTTCTGGGAAGCGGTCCGCAACACCCTCGCCTTCGCCGCGCTCCAGCTGATCTTCTTCTTCCCCGCGCCGCTCGCCCTCGCCCTGCTCATCAACAGCCTGGTCAGCCCGCGCATCAAGAAGTTCGTACAGAGCGTCGTCTACCTCCCGCACTTCATCTCCTGGGTCCTGGTCGTCGCGCTCTTCCAGCAAGTACTCGGTGGCGCGGGCCTGTTCAGCAACTACCTGCGCGACCACGGCATGTCCGCCCTGGACGTGATGACCGACCCCGGGACCTTCCCCCTCCTCATCACCGGCCAGGTGATCTGGAAGGACATCGGCTGGGGCATGATCATCTATCTGGCGGCGCTCGCCAGCGTCGACCAGAGCCTGTACGAGTCGGCGGCCGTCGACGGCGCCGGACGCTGGCGCCGCATGTGGCACGTCACCCTGCCCGCCGTGCGCGGCGTCACGATCATGCTCCTTGTGCTGCGCCTCGGTGACGTCCTGTCCGTCGGCTTCGAGCAGTTCCTGCTCCAACGCGACGCGGTCGGCGCCCGCGCCTCGGAAGTCCTCGACACGTACATCTACTACCACGGCGTCGTCTACGGCGACTGGGGCGTCGGCGCCGCCGCGGGCCTGGTCAAGGGCGTCGTAGGGGCCCTGATGATCTACGGCGCCAACAAGGTCGCCCACGCCTTCGGAGAGCACGGGGTGTACAGCAAATGAGCAGCTTCGGATTCCCCCTGCGTTCCCCGCGGCCCCGCGGGCAACGGCCCCGCGAGGAGCGGCCCGCCTGGGAAGAGCCGCCGACGAAGATCGGCTCGGCCGCCAAGGCCGTCGTCATCACCGTCATCTGCGCCGTGATGATCCTGCCCTTCCTCACGGTCCTCTCCACGAGCCTCGCCTCCCGCGAGGAGATCACCGAAGCGGGCGGCTTCGTGCTCTTCCCCACGGACCCGACCCTGGAGGCGTACGAGACGATCCTCTCCGGTGGCATCGTCTCCCGAGCCGTCGTCGTCAGCGTCCTGATCACGCTCGTCGGCACGGCACTCTCGCTCCTGACGACGATCGGGCTCGCGTACGGCCTCAGCAAACGCGGCGTCCCCGGCAGCAAGCCGATCCTTTTGCTCGTTCTCTTCACGCTCCTCTTCGTGCCGGGCATGGTGCCCATGTACGTGGTGGTCAAGGAGCTCGGACTCCTCGACTCCTACTGGTCGTTGATCCTCCCGGTCATGATCAACGCCTTCAACCTCGTCGTCCTGCGCGCGTTCTTCATGAACATCCCCGAGGAGCTCTACCAGGCGGCGCGGATCGACGGCGCGGGCGACTGGCGGATCCTGACCCGTATCGTCCTTCCGCTCTCCAAGGGCGTCGTAGCCGTCGTCGGTCTCTTCTACGCGGTGACGTACTGGAACGCGTTCTTCAACGCCATGCTCTACCTCAACGACTCCGGCAAGTGGCCCATCCAG
This region includes:
- a CDS encoding glycoside hydrolase domain-containing protein, with protein sequence MGETGHPELACGIGSWDSDVYGNHRILVRAAATDSTAPAVAAELPWRRQDPDPTAVDVIVIGPSGERVRNTVTVEVTDETGRIAFEPVDGPGAYAVHYLPYAHTGKPYYPQAAYRPPTRTADPGWVHRCGLHDAFGWEKLPRAEAFGYEAASAVDSFAPLGFAATGDERSRVQQAHADERFLLFGEDRVHPLGRYERLPARWALATPFAPLDVTADRGEFYAVQAGVYALQELTDLRGEIRGLPFAVRCLSTDGVDARGQAFERRVSVSEGCAGALWFGVQIPEDAQPGLYEGEIAVRASGAPERVLPLRLTVGQDAVTDGGAGEPWRLSRLGWLDSTLAQDDEPVAPFTPVETAAAEAGGRRLTLLGRTVELGPEGLPRRLVSTFTPTVTRADGPPRDLLAAPVTLDIGRRLEHGPLSMERPGPARARWSARAAGHDVLLRTEGELEADGFLVVRATVEATADTELDVTLDVPVREEIARYAMGLGLTGRACPAAYDWEWDTPTRNQDAFWLGDPAAGLQLSLRDEHYARPLNTNYYREKPLRTPHSWAGDGAGGVRLRTSEGVRHLCAFSGPLALRAGESRCFEFRLLLTPFKPIDPARQLSERYFHAYASPTEIAEYGANVANLHHATPPNPYINDPLLGADALRSYTEEAHRLGIQVKVYDTVRELTRHTPELPVLAALGDEIFASGPGGGHAWLREHLGRDYVPGWVAPDVGDVAVVTSGDSRWHNSYVSGIERLRRVVGVDGLYLDDVAYDRTTMKRVRKVLSASGETPPLVDLHSCNQYREPDGFASSANLYAELLPYVDRLWLGELFDYDGADGSAGADPAYWLVEISGIPFGLMGEMLEGGGNPWRGLVFGMTARAPMTDVRPLWRAFDRLRLPEAEMTGWWATDAPAVRTGRDDVLATTWEGPGGTVTALASWSPEPVDVVLTAASGPVTAYAPAIEGFQPERSFAAGEAVRVEPGRGWLVRVG
- a CDS encoding ROK family protein, which gives rise to MSGDPSLLRRLNAAAALRVLRERDAMTVPELATLIGVSRPTAQDLTAQLLREGRLVELTPGSGSVGRPARRFRFRAEAAHVLGVDIGAHKILVHAADLLGRTVATQRVAVTPELPAARRLDAVREAIAGCLAQPAAAHVRPLATGVGTSGMVDAAGRVVESDSLPQWTGVDLTRELADPGHGPVVVGNDIQLATLAECTGGVSVGAGDCVYLYVGNRLGIGLWLRGTLHRGHNGAAGEMVAGDGWARCYQRLLDWFAGHDGADRPTRENAARAVVTAAAAGDGGARYTLRAFAEGLADSLARHVAVLDPQSVVLGGGISRAGALLSEPFAARLGELCPYRPTVQTSVLGEESTAIGAARLALEHIDHADRKSPTL
- a CDS encoding ABC transporter permease subunit: MSDPKSPNPPRHRRVPLRVRLRNNWVMLALMAPGLLFFLFFFYVPMLGNVIAFQDYQPFIGFKDSPLVGLANFQELFADPAFWEAVRNTLAFAALQLIFFFPAPLALALLINSLVSPRIKKFVQSVVYLPHFISWVLVVALFQQVLGGAGLFSNYLRDHGMSALDVMTDPGTFPLLITGQVIWKDIGWGMIIYLAALASVDQSLYESAAVDGAGRWRRMWHVTLPAVRGVTIMLLVLRLGDVLSVGFEQFLLQRDAVGARASEVLDTYIYYHGVVYGDWGVGAAAGLVKGVVGALMIYGANKVAHAFGEHGVYSK
- a CDS encoding carbohydrate ABC transporter permease; the encoded protein is MSSFGFPLRSPRPRGQRPREERPAWEEPPTKIGSAAKAVVITVICAVMILPFLTVLSTSLASREEITEAGGFVLFPTDPTLEAYETILSGGIVSRAVVVSVLITLVGTALSLLTTIGLAYGLSKRGVPGSKPILLLVLFTLLFVPGMVPMYVVVKELGLLDSYWSLILPVMINAFNLVVLRAFFMNIPEELYQAARIDGAGDWRILTRIVLPLSKGVVAVVGLFYAVTYWNAFFNAMLYLNDSGKWPIQLVLRTYVVQGKSISGDQLGVSHMPPQQSISMAVVMIALIPILLLYPFLQKYFTKGVLTGAIKG